The Vicinamibacterales bacterium genomic interval ACAATGACTTCTTCATGTTCTCTATCCTCCTGGACGCCGTCGTTCTGCTAGTGGGATCTCTCTGGGGCCACTAGAACTCGTTGCTGCGACTGCGCGCGCCGGCGACGTAACCGCCACGCGCCCGAACCGTGAGGTTCTTCCTCGTCGTACGAATTTCGATGGGATGCCAGCCCGCGTCGGCGCCGGGCTCGAACGCGATCAGGTACTGCTCGCGCAGCTCGCGGACCACCTGGCGGGCGATCTTGCTGGTGTCGGAAGGCGTGCTGGCATAGAACAGCTCCCCGCCCGTCCACGCCGCCAGCTCGCGGATCGTGCCGACCGCCGCCGGCACGGATTCGTCGCGCGCGGGCCGGCCGTTGGCGTCGGGGTTGTCGATGGGCAGCACCACCGCGATGACGTAGACCGGCACGTCGATCTCGCTGGCGATGCCGGACACCTCCGCCGGCGTGAGCCGGCTTGCCGTGTCGATGCCGTCGGTCAGCACCACGATGGCGCGACGATGGTTCGCGCGTTCAGAGATGCGCTTCGCCGTGTCGGCGATCGCATCGTGCAGCGAAGTGGCCCCGAACGGATCGACCTCCCCCAGCGCACCTTGCAGGGCACGCGTATCGACCGTAAACGGGGCCACCTCGTGCAGCCGGCTGTCAAAAGCGAACAGCGCGGCCTCGTCGCGGCCGTGCTCCAACCAGGAGAGCACGTGGTGCGCCGCAAACCGTGCGGCAAGCGCCCTGGACGCGAGGTCCATGCTGCCGCTGACATCGAACAGAATCGCGACGCTGACAGGCGCCGCTTCACGACGGAACTGGGCGATCGGGCGCCGGACCCCGCGGTCGAGCACCTCGAAGTCGGTCTCGGCCAGGTCCACGACCGCACGGCCGCGGCGATCCCTGACGGTAGCGCTCACCGTCACGAGGTCCACGCCGGACCGGAACATGCCGCCCGTCTGCGGCTCGCTCCCGGTCTGGCCTGTTTCGCCCACCACCGGAGTCGCCAGCAAGGCGACGATGGAGGCGATCACTACCCGCTGCATGTCCATCTCCACAACCAACCCCCGTGCCATGACCAGTAACTGATGACTGTAAAAGGCTTATCGGCAAAGGCGGCGTTGGCGACAGCGGCTGGAGGCCCGGAGCGGGGCGTAAGACTTACACCCCCATGTAATCTCCGGAGCAGTTAGTGGAACCGGCTGCACAGTCTGACCGGCTCCTGAGCTGCTGCGGACGCAGGTACGCAGATGCCAGGCCCTGATGGGGGTCCCGCCACGGAGCCAGACGGCTCGGCGCCGCCCACTGCTAAGCTGTGAGCGCCATGGGCGCGACACTC includes:
- a CDS encoding VWA domain-containing protein, which codes for MARGLVVEMDMQRVVIASIVALLATPVVGETGQTGSEPQTGGMFRSGVDLVTVSATVRDRRGRAVVDLAETDFEVLDRGVRRPIAQFRREAAPVSVAILFDVSGSMDLASRALAARFAAHHVLSWLEHGRDEAALFAFDSRLHEVAPFTVDTRALQGALGEVDPFGATSLHDAIADTAKRISERANHRRAIVVLTDGIDTASRLTPAEVSGIASEIDVPVYVIAVVLPIDNPDANGRPARDESVPAAVGTIRELAAWTGGELFYASTPSDTSKIARQVVRELREQYLIAFEPGADAGWHPIEIRTTRKNLTVRARGGYVAGARSRSNEF